Proteins co-encoded in one Lates calcarifer isolate ASB-BC8 linkage group LG17, TLL_Latcal_v3, whole genome shotgun sequence genomic window:
- the lurap1 gene encoding LOW QUALITY PROTEIN: leucine rich adaptor protein 1 (The sequence of the model RefSeq protein was modified relative to this genomic sequence to represent the inferred CDS: inserted 2 bases in 1 codon), with translation MDEGTATETVPDLKDIEMKIGRKTPEGLLRWMREEASSVRGDTKLXPAAHDTGKETGKKSLDEKIRKLKMEMAHLRSVDVKILQQLLAVHEGIEAVKWLLEERSTLTSRCSSLTSSQYSLGEGPDTSWRGSWSSLQDPNDKLDNISIGSYLDTLADDMDEYCPSSSESVICSTAPLVSEAIAGGRTGGGPGTTVTAAGTGVGVVVRSGTGPVSGSRVGVNENGFGAGNGMEVKGGIAGTAAGKPAIPVSSPQAKSEGPKQDAPVWTKAGETGKGSPISKDNIQTQSIKVNGILEKPATQTGSPNRPSLSEKLGTNQSPKLKNGNYKNGKIDLDTCKMNGKMHLEYDAHWRWVQSQEDVTFL, from the exons ATGGATGAAGGCACTGCCACCGAGACCGTCCCAGATCTGAAAGACATAGAGATGAAGATCGGCCGGAAGACCCCCGAGGGTTTGCTCAGGTGGATGCGGGAAGAAGCGTCCTCTGTCCGCGGAGACACCAAGCT GCCTGCCGCGCACGACACCGGCAAGGAGACGGGGAAGAAGAGTTTGGATGAAAAGATCAGGAAACTGAAGATGGAGATG gccCACTTACGCTCAGTGGATGTGAAGATCTTGCAGCAGTTGCTTGCAGTCCATGAAGGTATTGAGGCAGTGAAATGGCTGCTGGAGGAACGCAGCACGCTGACCAGCCGGTGCAGTAGCCTGACTAGCAGCCAGTACAGCCTGGGAGAGGGCCCCGACACCTCCTGGAGGGGCTCCTGGAGCAGCCTGCAGGACCCTAACGACAAGCTGGACAACATCTCCATCGGCAGCTACCTGGACACCCTGGCAGACGACATGGATGAGTACTGCCCCTCTAGCTCAGAGTCAGTGATCTGCTCCACCGCACCGCTGGTTTCGGAGGCTATTGCTGGGGGCCGGACAGGGGGAGGCCCTGGGAccacagtcacagcagcagggacaggaGTAGGGGTAGTGGTGAGGTCTGGTACTGGGCCTGTGAGTGGGAGTCGGGTTGGGGTAAATGAGAATGGATTTGGGGCTGGAAATGGGATGGAGGTGAAAGGTGGGATTGCTGGGACTGCAGCTGGGAAACCAGCTATTCCTGTCAGCTCTCCCCAAGCCAAGTCTGAGGGCCCCAAGCAAGATGCTCCAGTGTGGACCAAGGCTGGAGAGACAGGCAAGGGAAGCCCCATTTCTAAAGACAATATCCAGACACAGTCCATCAAGGTTAATGGTATCCTGGAGAAACCAGCCACACAAACAGGCAGCCCTAATCGCCCTAGCCTCTCTGAGAAACTGGGAACCAACCAGAGCCCCAAACTCAAAAATGGAaattacaaaaatggaaaaattgaCTTGGACACTTGCAAAATGAACGGTAAAATGCATCTTGAGTACGACGCGCACTGGCGGTGGGTGCAGTCGCAAGaagatgtgacatttttgtaa
- the ttc22 gene encoding tetratricopeptide repeat protein 22 produces METDNTDDIESLMEDMDYIPGHFHLDLNLNCDPVGPVKLRHRDTYLKQESLWGELEAEVGYLQYAVRNLLGLLAFHLEQLDKAEEIFRSICKEDPGNLNAWANLGYVYDKLGRELDAGECVEKVSHLMGLDAGEASQEETRLLAARCLAEQAYVYPYDVELDSENDLRERLTAALTMYNRALDYGGQLIPTEEKRSWYFKMATIYIRLDDIVKTKEDSEYSRLSHYNKGMKLLKETLESEKTQYKALAWCYIGIMLERKEEFTTVPMSIHDCGYSASDPLSCYGTAINMAGDDAFILNLLAKVFFLLGKHEMATGISNMALNVLPDPELNWQAYCTRAKINMMLYVRDLEKAKHGQGGIPDRQRLTEARKDLDKVLTVRPCLRTHLEMAQVYYYMGVDALQESLLVDEAAVNSALVSLSHALQFKLGDSLPDLHVLRGRCLQLKGEEQNAADCFKQAMELERPGSTDTTALRCLLQVLLALFMQGGPDPSPAITQLETCVQKAEEKYPKDIVKAELRCLYRTHTEEVTELSRALIRTGRLDLVRRLLQTVVPTQLSKKRPLARSFSLT; encoded by the exons ATGGAAACAGACAACACAGATGACATTGAATCTCTCATGGAGGACATGGACTATATCCCCGGTCACTTTCACCTGGACCTCAACCTTAACTGTGATCCTGTTGGGCCTGTGAAGCTGCGACACAGGGACACTTACCTCAAACAGGAGAGCCTGTGGGGAGAGTTAGAGGCTGAAGTTGGATATCTGCAGTACGCTGTCAGAAATCTCCTGGGTCTGTTGGCTTTTCACCTCGAACAGCTGGACAAAGCTGAGGAAATATTTAG GAGCATTTGTAAAGAAGACCCTGGGAACCTCAACGCCTGGGCCAACCTGGGTTATGTGTACGATAAGCTGGGGAGAGAGCTAGATGCCGGGGAGTGTGTGGAGAAAGTGTCTCACCTCATGGGTTTAGATGCTGGAGAGGCCTCTCAGGAAGAGACCAGACTGTTGGCAGCCCGCTGCCTGGCTGAACAGGCCTACGTCTATCCGTATGATGTGGAGCTGGACAGCGAGAATgacctgagagagagactgactgcagcactgacaaTGTACAACAGAGCCCTGGACTATGGGGGACAACTG ATACCAACAGAGGAAAAACGAAGCTGGTATTTTAAAATGGCCACCATCTACATAAG ACTAGATGACATAGTAAAGACCAAAGAAGATTCTGAATACTCCAGACTCTCTCACTACAATAAGGGGATGAAGCTTCTAAAAGAAACACTTGaatctgagaaaacacaatatAAAG ctcttGCCTGGTGTTACATTGGCATCATGttggagaggaaggaagagttCACCACTGTGCCCATGTCTATACATGACTGTGGATACTCTGCCTCTGATCCTCTATCCTGCTATGGAACT gcCATAAATATGGCCGGTGATGATGCATTCATCCTGAACCTTCTGGCCAAGGTCTTCTTTCTACTGGGCAAACATGAGATGGCCACAGGGATCAGCAACATGGCTCTAAATGTGCTGCCAGATCCAGAGCTCAACTGGCAGGCTTACTGCACCCGCGCCAAG ATCAATATGATGCTCTACGTCAGGGACCTGGAGAAGGCAAAACATGGTCAAGGTGGAATCCCAGACCGACAGAGGCTAACTGAGGCCAGAAAAGACTTGGACAAGGTCCTGACTGTGCGTCCATGTCTGCGGACTCACCTAGAGATGGCACAG GTGTACTACTACATGGGTGTGGATGCTCTGCAGGAGAGCCTTCTGGTGGATGAGGCAGCAGTGAATAGTGCGTTGGTGAGTTTGTCTCATGCCCTACAGTTTAAGCTGGGTGACAGCCTGCCAGACCTCCATGTGCTCAGAGGTCGCTGCCTCCAGCTGAAAGGCGAGGAGCAGAACGCTGCAGACTGCTTCAAACAGGCCATGGAGTTAGAAAGGCCAGGAAGCACAGACACCACAGCCCTGCGCTGCCTCCTACAGGTCCTCCTGGCTCTGTTCATGCAGGGAGGCCCCGATCCCAGCCCTGCTATCACCCAGCTGGAGACATGTGTGCAAAAGGCAGAGGAGAAGTACCCTAAGGACATTGTGAAGGCTGAGCTGAGGTGCCTTTACAGGACTCACACAGAGGAGGTCACAGAGTTATCCAGGGCTCTGATCAGGACAGGACGCCTGGATCTAGTGAGGAGGCTACTGCAAACAGTAGTGCCTACACAACTGTCTAAGAAGAGACCACTTGCaaggtctttctctctcacatga